A single region of the Frankiales bacterium genome encodes:
- a CDS encoding tyrosine-type recombinase/integrase, which translates to MERGKRIVEEWLRWLEAGDTSPGTVVLRRSQLIRLAARVPLLDADEDDLVAWLATVGWSTETRRSARAAVRGFYRWAHRAGYIDSDPSLWLRPIRPASPRPRPIPEPALAEALLRADRERTLMLLLGAYAGLRRAEIARVHGTDVEGPTLVVRGKGRRVRRVPIHVRLEPHLTHLEGWAFPSPRRPGFPVGETYIRDRLGEVLPEPWTPHSLRHRFATQAYRVGRDLVAVQMLLGHARIETTRLYVAIEDETLADTVRAVA; encoded by the coding sequence ATGGAACGGGGGAAACGAATCGTTGAGGAATGGCTCCGTTGGCTCGAGGCGGGCGACACGTCGCCGGGCACCGTGGTGCTGCGGCGATCGCAGCTGATCCGGCTCGCGGCACGGGTGCCGCTCCTAGATGCGGACGAAGACGATCTCGTCGCCTGGCTGGCCACCGTCGGGTGGAGCACGGAGACGCGACGTAGCGCGCGAGCCGCGGTGCGCGGCTTCTACCGATGGGCTCACCGCGCCGGCTACATCGACAGCGATCCGTCGCTCTGGCTGCGTCCGATCCGACCCGCATCGCCGAGGCCGCGACCGATCCCGGAGCCGGCCTTGGCTGAGGCGTTGCTGCGAGCCGATCGCGAGCGCACCCTCATGCTGCTGCTGGGTGCCTACGCGGGGCTTCGACGTGCAGAGATCGCGCGCGTGCACGGCACCGACGTCGAGGGGCCAACGCTGGTCGTGCGTGGGAAGGGCCGGAGGGTTCGTCGCGTCCCCATCCATGTCCGTCTCGAACCGCACCTCACGCACCTCGAGGGATGGGCCTTCCCCTCGCCGCGCCGCCCCGGTTTCCCGGTCGGCGAGACGTACATCCGCGATCGCCTGGGCGAGGTACTGCCTGAGCCGTGGACACCCCACTCGCTGCGGCACCGGTTCGCCACCCAGGCCTACCGCGTCGGGCGAGACCTCGTCGCCGTGCAAATGCTGCTGGGCCATGCCCGCATCGAGACGACCCGGCTCTACGTCGCGATCGAAGATGAAACCCTCGCCGACACCGTCAGAGCGGTAGCCTGA
- a CDS encoding helix-turn-helix domain-containing protein: MTADTSRGSFPEITVHHRLRIAREWAEMDQRELASVTGIARNTISNYELGTTARVKRPYVAQIALATGVPLEWILTGDMPQAPDGDDGCAARDSNPEPAGLSAAPVIPIGRKQVA; encoded by the coding sequence ATGACCGCAGACACCAGCAGGGGATCATTCCCCGAGATCACCGTGCATCATCGGCTGCGCATTGCTCGTGAGTGGGCCGAGATGGATCAGCGCGAACTCGCCTCAGTCACCGGTATCGCACGCAACACGATCAGCAACTACGAGCTCGGCACCACGGCGCGCGTCAAGCGCCCCTATGTTGCGCAGATCGCCCTCGCGACAGGCGTGCCATTGGAGTGGATCTTGACTGGCGACATGCCCCAGGCTCCGGACGGCGACGATGGGTGCGCCGCCAGGGACTCGAACCCCGAACCCGCTGGTTTAAGCGCAGCCCCGGTAATCCCGATCGGACGGAAGCAGGTGGCGTGA
- a CDS encoding helix-turn-helix domain-containing protein, producing MPKTEPNPSIEITVAEAAALIGVDRKTVLRQIAAGELIPTRKLPGRTGSYLLARSDVQRLAAERVS from the coding sequence GTGCCCAAGACCGAGCCAAATCCTAGTATCGAGATCACGGTAGCCGAAGCAGCGGCTCTGATCGGCGTCGATCGAAAGACGGTGCTCCGTCAGATCGCAGCTGGAGAGCTCATCCCAACGCGGAAGTTGCCTGGCCGCACCGGCTCCTATCTGCTTGCCCGGTCTGACGTGCAACGTCTTGCTGCGGAGCGTGTGTCGTGA